One Leptospira wolbachii serovar Codice str. CDC DNA segment encodes these proteins:
- a CDS encoding restriction endonuclease: MAIPQFQEAMKPVLDFLSKNKESHTSEIRNYVASVFNTTKEEMEEMLPSKRAKLFYNRVAWAIQYLKMAELIESEKRSYYKITIAGINYLPNSPKNITVQDLSKFEAFKLKKDSTEKLEDIQEKQNFSIQTPEEMIQNGYNIILSDLSSELIKLLKSTSPYYFEFIVVDLLIKMGYGDKNDANAILTKKSGDEGVDGIIKEDKLGLEFIYVQAKRWENPVGRQEIQKFAGALQGQRAKKGVFITTSRFSNDAVEYINKIENRIILIDGNELTKLMIEYGVGVSEKENYIIKKIDTDYFVEE, encoded by the coding sequence ATGGCAATACCACAATTTCAAGAAGCTATGAAACCTGTTCTAGACTTTCTTTCTAAAAATAAAGAAAGTCACACATCTGAAATCAGAAACTATGTAGCTTCTGTTTTCAATACAACAAAGGAAGAAATGGAAGAAATGCTTCCTTCAAAAAGAGCAAAATTATTTTATAACCGTGTCGCATGGGCAATTCAATATTTAAAAATGGCAGAATTGATTGAATCTGAAAAAAGATCTTATTATAAAATTACAATTGCAGGAATAAACTATCTCCCGAATTCACCTAAAAATATTACCGTTCAAGATCTCTCCAAATTTGAAGCATTCAAATTAAAAAAGGATTCAACTGAAAAACTAGAAGATATTCAAGAGAAACAAAATTTCTCCATTCAAACTCCAGAGGAAATGATTCAAAACGGTTACAACATCATTTTATCAGACTTATCTTCTGAATTAATTAAATTATTAAAATCTACTTCTCCATATTACTTTGAATTTATTGTAGTCGATTTGCTTATCAAAATGGGTTACGGAGATAAAAATGATGCAAACGCAATTCTAACTAAAAAAAGCGGAGATGAAGGTGTAGATGGAATTATAAAAGAAGATAAATTAGGATTAGAATTTATATATGTTCAAGCAAAAAGATGGGAAAATCCGGTCGGTAGACAAGAAATTCAAAAATTTGCTGGAGCTTTACAAGGTCAACGAGCAAAGAAAGGAGTTTTTATAACTACATCCAGGTTTTCAAATGATGCGGTTGAATATATAAACAAAATCGAAAATAGAATTATCTTAATCGATGGAAATGAATTAACAAAACTTATGATTGAATATGGTGTTGGCGTTTCCGAAAAAGAAAATTATATAATAAAGAAAATCGATACAGATTATTTTGTTGAAGAATAG